Proteins found in one Arthrobacter pascens genomic segment:
- a CDS encoding DegT/DnrJ/EryC1/StrS family aminotransferase, whose amino-acid sequence MTAEPVLGRINVMKPWLGEEEARALAEVVASGWLAQGPKVKEFEAGFSAAMEVRHAVAASSCTTALHLALVVAGIGTGDDVVVPSLSFIAAPNAVTYVGARPVFCDVEPATGNATAETIRAALTMDTRAVIVVDQGGVPVDLDPIRELCDRHGITVIEDAACAVGSQYKGRPVGTGADVTVWSFHPGKILTTGEGGMLTTHRADWAARARTLREHSRSVSAADHHRSSLLASLQSPPEVYVEIGFDYRMTDLQAAVGIVQLGRLAQVVNRRREIAARYVAGLAGLRGLRFISDPPYGTTNFQSFWLEVLPAFATDREGLMACLAAAGISAQRGIMAAHRQPAYRWRDTGNAGLLNTERLSDRTLILPVFHELDDEEMNRVIVSIRAAAGEVGA is encoded by the coding sequence GTGACAGCAGAACCAGTCCTTGGCCGGATCAACGTCATGAAGCCATGGCTCGGCGAGGAAGAAGCCCGTGCCCTGGCTGAGGTGGTTGCCTCCGGCTGGCTGGCCCAAGGGCCCAAGGTCAAGGAGTTCGAAGCGGGCTTCAGCGCAGCGATGGAGGTGCGTCACGCCGTCGCGGCCTCCAGCTGCACTACCGCCCTGCACCTGGCGCTGGTGGTTGCCGGCATCGGTACCGGAGACGATGTGGTGGTGCCATCGCTGTCCTTCATAGCTGCCCCAAACGCTGTGACCTACGTGGGGGCGCGGCCGGTGTTCTGCGACGTTGAACCGGCCACCGGCAATGCAACGGCCGAGACCATCCGGGCGGCCCTGACCATGGATACCCGCGCGGTGATAGTGGTGGACCAGGGCGGGGTGCCCGTCGATCTGGACCCCATCAGGGAGCTCTGCGACCGCCACGGGATCACCGTGATCGAAGACGCCGCGTGTGCCGTGGGATCGCAGTACAAGGGACGGCCGGTGGGCACGGGGGCGGATGTGACGGTCTGGTCTTTCCACCCCGGCAAGATCCTCACCACGGGTGAAGGAGGCATGCTGACCACGCACCGCGCGGACTGGGCGGCACGCGCCCGGACCCTCCGCGAGCACTCCAGGAGCGTATCGGCCGCTGACCACCATAGGTCGTCGTTGCTGGCGTCCTTGCAGTCACCGCCGGAGGTCTACGTCGAGATCGGCTTCGACTACCGGATGACGGACCTGCAGGCCGCCGTCGGAATCGTCCAGCTGGGCCGGCTCGCCCAGGTGGTGAACCGGCGGCGGGAGATTGCGGCACGGTACGTCGCAGGCCTTGCCGGCCTTCGGGGTCTGCGGTTCATTTCCGATCCGCCGTACGGCACCACCAACTTCCAGTCGTTCTGGCTCGAGGTCCTGCCTGCGTTCGCCACCGATCGCGAGGGGCTGATGGCCTGTCTGGCTGCAGCCGGCATCTCTGCCCAGCGCGGAATCATGGCGGCGCACCGCCAGCCCGCCTACCGGTGGCGCGATACTGGCAATGCCGGGCTGCTGAACACTGAACGGCTTTCCGACAGGACCCTGATACTCCCCGTCTTCCACGAACTGGATGACGAGGAAATGAACCGCGTCATCGTCAGCATCCGCGCTGCCGCCGGCGAGGTTGGCGCGTGA
- a CDS encoding NAD-dependent epimerase/dehydratase family protein → MSELEGANVLVTGGAGTVGSTLVDALLKAGVNRIDVLDNMVRGRIVNLAGALATGQVELVQGNIRNRDLVHDLTKGKDLVFHQAAIRLTQCAEEPRFALEVLVNGTFNVFEAAAEHGADKLIAASSASVYGMAEQFPTTERHHHANNDTFYGAAKSFNEGMARSFHAMTGLDYVMLRYFNVYGPRMDVHGPYTETLVRWMERITDGERPLIFGDGLQTMDFVYTADVARANVLAAASDVSHGTYNIASGTETTLLEMARTLLRVMDSDLAVEHGPERLVKNVVRRLADTTAARQDLGFEAEVQLEEGLRELVSWWKPVQDGITATRKVDSR, encoded by the coding sequence GAACCGGATTGACGTGCTGGACAACATGGTCCGGGGCCGGATAGTGAATCTGGCCGGTGCGCTGGCCACCGGGCAGGTGGAACTGGTCCAGGGCAACATCCGCAACCGCGACCTGGTTCACGATCTCACCAAGGGCAAGGACCTGGTGTTCCACCAGGCAGCCATTCGCCTCACCCAATGTGCGGAAGAACCCCGCTTTGCCCTGGAAGTCCTGGTGAACGGGACCTTCAACGTATTTGAAGCTGCGGCCGAGCACGGCGCGGACAAGCTGATCGCCGCCTCAAGTGCTTCGGTCTACGGCATGGCGGAACAGTTTCCCACGACGGAGCGCCACCACCATGCCAACAACGACACGTTCTACGGCGCCGCCAAGTCCTTCAATGAGGGGATGGCCCGCAGCTTCCACGCCATGACCGGGCTGGATTATGTGATGCTCCGCTACTTCAATGTCTATGGTCCGCGGATGGACGTCCACGGCCCGTATACCGAGACGCTGGTCCGCTGGATGGAACGGATCACGGATGGCGAACGGCCACTGATCTTCGGCGACGGACTCCAGACCATGGACTTTGTCTATACGGCCGACGTCGCCCGGGCCAATGTCCTGGCAGCCGCAAGCGACGTCAGCCACGGGACCTACAACATCGCCAGCGGAACCGAGACGACCCTGTTGGAGATGGCCCGGACGCTGCTTCGCGTCATGGACTCCGACCTCGCTGTGGAGCACGGCCCGGAGCGGCTGGTCAAGAATGTGGTCCGCCGCCTCGCCGACACCACAGCCGCCCGCCAGGATCTGGGATTCGAAGCAGAAGTGCAGCTTGAGGAAGGGCTCCGCGAACTGGTCAGCTGGTGGAAACCGGTGCAGGACGGGATCACCGCAACAAGGAAAGTTGATTCCCGGTGA